The following are encoded in a window of Caloenas nicobarica isolate bCalNic1 chromosome 32, bCalNic1.hap1, whole genome shotgun sequence genomic DNA:
- the LOC136000303 gene encoding olfactory receptor 14J1-like: protein LHYGTLLGSRACVHMAAAAWATGFLYALLHMANTFSLPLCKGNALDQFFCEIPQILKLSCPDAYLREAGLLIFGAKVFFVCFVFILLSYVQIFRAVLRIPSEQGRHKAFSTCLPHLAVVSLFISTAMFAYLKPPSISSPSLDLVVSVLYSVVPPAVNPLIYSMRNQELRDALRKLMAG, encoded by the coding sequence ctgcactacgggaccctcctgggcagcagagcttgtgtccacatggcagcagctgcctgggccactgggtttctctatgctctgctgcacatggccaatacattttcactgccactgtgcaagggcaatgccctggaccagttcttctgtgaaattcctcagatcctcaagctctcctgcccagatgcctacctcagggaagctgggcttcttaTATTTGGTGCCAAGGtattctttgtatgttttgtgttcatcctcctctcctacgtgcagatcttcagggccgtgctgaggatcccctctgagcagggacggcacaaagccttttccacgtgcctccctcacctggccgtggtctccctgtttatcagcactgccatgtttgcctacctgaagcccccctccatctcctccccatccctggacctggtggtgtctgttctgtactcagtggtgcctccagcagtgaaccccctcatctacagcatgaggaatcAGGAGCTCagggatgccctgaggaaactgatggCTGGATAA